A window of Lepidochelys kempii isolate rLepKem1 chromosome 1, rLepKem1.hap2, whole genome shotgun sequence contains these coding sequences:
- the AKAP11 gene encoding A-kinase anchor protein 11 isoform X5, with protein MDTYTRARSSQTKPKVSVKKDFTDGVLRSVKSLLQSRKELCNVSTEESLKQEEQDNFIEITFLSFAGETDAAHMQGLAAVSVELPDVLKSLHFCSLNENEVIFLKDINKPMETSNVPKHQIHLSGVLCVMRLSPSLPRIKVDSVFTLLSKYATGVRYTMEVYSLQKHETEMSHAEDDDTNQSVSSIEDDFVTAFEHLDEDETSKIQNAGTTYTTQNHRDAASQTIPAHCLEAIDSKIIVSSGHRKSSAKSSASLINILGLKELSSSVKNSVTTSISDPWIQRSFYKPCNSSDQRVNVLHKTLFSSSPAESSESDCSSPSPVIFLDEEGYQKSLKAKLQLPKIPVVKDGIEDSDSEVSEFFDSFDQFDELEQTLESTCKLIRDPILGNQPQKRKIALEQLYSKTTNNNCILNPQKFKFDRPTLPANVRKPTPRKPESPYSSLFDVPDSPRPVKTGEDNGGLFSPIRSSAFSPLGSCASTECLCRMDINGDGLNQNHDTLYSEYSDYGNNVSFEILGSVFHSQSTSLQKHVENISSLNRIVSKEEKGQIVEFQRKTSEKEADKKVKSKHKSLMIKDSIQKFATELVEKSFGSAFKDLQKGVSSCTNALCHLAARLTSSVFQMAFYEIGRRRALSLKERAINGLASFLVSEAITSALKELRYVKKQIFTNTVAKFAADLTEELIFEGIMEVCQFSHPSTPTTAQDWAFDYEDKVVRSYAKDLSESVIQEAFIELSQVDVTFTTQAAISVSMDNIKYVSAESTLQSTQTTPAFPNFHDSALLALNPIQETGKDYTVQQALFCTSGVVSSIPVPLAGTAFCQHQTSSDVHKAKVWTCPTADGSLKVYKDSTQPYFTTKKREEEVASLRNIYLTADHSESTENSVQCFCNQNDFTPTNNNPGANNISELTTGPTSINSFSGTMVDMIVNEAYEAITSSRITRTVEEYTDFVTRKTPRWQCVSGDIHKNTFADHLSKYIVKQSVDETKSTFSHTSETVECNGGLQTNTDNCKKELSSAVKKQESEKHRFVPIIVEPQQLPLNNLPKFLITSDDSAQCLLSVPTDCVQERKGHEVRRFSSSTPPPCPTVTLARCNVEEFTDSGSSSIKSQSKPLKTHDMQKTTPGPSAFGQESCFLHASNLSLVMFGCEDSLQMEDKSSVRDGNVCAVPDTPPPTPLVPSQTSSERNLRKLTKKLKGELAKEFAPMTPPSTPYNSSAAALSATEHDSLEKEEFMLKLMRSLSEEVESSEDEEHSEMLVEKTEHSEKTVQYADHLAGHIISVATEMAASHLDDKTIKREADRHYQLNAQNKICGYTAFINIPEETLHSLWNYAGDMAGKVINEAKKMIKSRHCKLLRLKRVNCHVDCLSLRKDDRDCRSKESWCPVVNQWSREVDSSVLPLPQSLGTTGLTCRYPSCESVTDEYADHIIRVLKREGGNSELIMDQYASRLAYRSIKSGLQQAARKIRLTYNRRIFPVQKTQVNGRHELFKILNKDMDTKWQMKSSVHRCGGQDCEINNVHRTEGTELLHFSESLAHHITCDVRRKLKMSAICLPKSLTDSCLYRKSKFDEASGDLLKTTLSKTVLPFSQKHKLYHSTGSLNEYGYREGIIQAIEEYARKVVDDTLEMSLESAVLQPAENRKNGDRFTYTEKLSPFSGTACRYCSMKEYQCCTGSSSPHLPGQEPLPRIRQIPNSGLGGACQKSRIFHLDIPKIHIDMEQKTVFSEKVVGSAIEKAEREMSNTSLTADSGIGHGGVSFAESLTTEIMTSAMTNIGQAVNISSMGREGFHSAESVVSQQMSLSIGDDSTGSWSNLSFEDEHPDESSSFLHLSDRVAGKKELRGRRASGA; from the exons CAAATATGCTACTGGTGTAAGATATACAATGGAAGTATACTCATTACAGAAACATGAAACAGAGATGTCCCATGCAGAGGATGATGACACTAATCAGTCAGTGTCTTCAATTGAGGATGATTTTGTCACTGCTTTTGAGCATTTAGATGAAGATGAGACTTCAAAGATACAAAATGCTG gcACAACCTATACTACTCAGAACCACCGGGATGCTGCTTCACAGACCATCCCTGCTCATTGTTTAGAAGCTATTGACTCAAAGATCATTGTTAGCTCTGGGCATCGAAAATCATCTGCCAAATCTTCTGCTTCTCTGATAAATATCTTGGGACTTAAAGAACTGTCCTCATCTGTAAAGAATTCAGTCACAACCTCTATTTCTGATCCTTGGATACAGAGGAGTTTTTACAAGCCATGTAATTCTTCTGATCAACGTGTTAATGTTTTGCATAAAACATTGTTTTCTTCCTCTCCTGCTGAATCATCTGAGTCAGATTGTTCCAGCCCTAGCCCTGTTATCTTCTTAGATGAAGAAGGGTATCAAAAAAGTTTGAAGGCAAAACTTCAGCTACCAAAAATTCCAGTAGTGAAAGATGGTATAGAGGACTCAGACTCAGAAGTAAGTGAATTTTTTGATAGTTTTGATCAGTTTGATGAACTGGAACAGACTTTGGAAAGTACTTGTAAACTTATAAGGGATCCCATCCTTGGTAATCAACCCCAGAAGAGAAAGATTGCCCTTGAACAGTTGTATTCTAAAACTACTAATAATAATTGTATTCTAAATCCTCAAAAATTCAAGTTTGATCGTCCCACTCTTCCAGCCAACGTAAGGAAGCCAACTCCTCGTAAACCAGAATCGCCCTATAGCAGCCTCTTTGATGTTCCAGACTCCCCTCGGCCAGTGAAAACAGGAGAAGACAATGGAGGTTTGTTCAGCCCTATAAGATCATCAGCTTTCAGCCCACTGGGGAGCTGTGCTTCAACTGAATGTCTTTGTCGGATGGATATCAATGGAGATGGGCTTAATCAAAATCATGATACACTTTATAGTGAATATTCAGATTATGGAAACAATGTTTCATTTGAAATACTGGGTTCTGTTTTTCATTCTCAGTCTACATCACTACAGAAACATGTTGAAAACATTTCCAGTCTTAATAGGATTGTCTCAAAAGAGGAAAAAGGTCAAATTGTAGAATTCCAGAGGAAAACTTCTGAAAAAGAGGCAGATAAGAAAGTTAAGTCTAAACACAAATCACTAATGATTAAAGACAGCATACAAAAATTTGCaacagaactggttgaaaaaagtTTTGGTAGTGCATTTAAAGACTTACAAAAAGGAGTTTCTTCATGCACCAATGCACTGTGTCACTTGGCTGCTAGATTGACTTCTTCAGTCTTTCAAATGGCTTTTTATGAGATTGGAAGGCGGCGAGCCTTATCACTGAAGGAACGTGCAATTAATGGGCTAGCAAGCTTTTTGGTCAGTGAAGCTATAACAAGTGCTTTAAAAGAACTGCGATATgtaaagaaacaaatatttactaaCACAGTTGCAAAATTTGCAGCAGATCTCACTGAGGAGCTTATTTTTGAGGGAATCATGGAAGTTTGCCAGTTTTCACATCCATCAACACCAACGACTGCACAGGATTGGGCCTTTGATTATGAAGACAAAGTGGTGAGATCATATGCTAAAGATTTGTCTGAATCCGTCATTCAGGAAGCTTTCATTGAATTATCCCAGGTTGATGTGACCTTCACAACGCAAGCAGCAATTAGTGTTTCCATGGACAACATAAAATATGTAAGTGCAGAAAGTACATTGCAGTCAACACAGACTACCCCTGCTTTTCCTAATTTTCATGATAGTGCACTTTTAGCATTGAATCCAATACAAGAAACTGGAAAAGACTATACTGTACAACAAGCCTTGTTTTGTACTTCTGGTGTTGTAAGTTCAATACCAGTGCCCTTAGCTGGAACAGCATTTTGCCAACATCAGACTTCATCTGATGTTCATAAGGCAAAAGTATGGACTTGTCCGACAGCAGATGGCAGTCTGAAAGTGTACAAAGACTCTACACAGCcatattttacaacaaaaaagagagaagaggaagtgGCTTCTCTTAGAAATATTTACCTTACTGCAGATCACAGTGAAAGTACTGAAAATAGTGTGCAATGTTTTTGTAACCAGAATGATTTCACACCAACAAACAATAATCCTGGAGCGAATAATATTTCAGAATTAACAACTGGACCCACAAGCATCAACAGTTTCTCTGGAACAATGGTAGATATGATAGTAAATGAGGCTTATGAAGCAATAACTTCATCCAGGATTACCAGAACAGTGGAGGAATATACAGATTTTGTAACTAGAAAAACACCTCGTTGGCAGTGTGTTAGTGGAGATATCCATAAGAATACTTTTGCTGATCATTTGTCCAAGTATATTGTAAAACAGTCTGTAGATGAAACTAAATCTACATTCTCCCACACAAGTGAGACTGTAGAATGTAATGGAGGCTTACAGACGAACACAGATAACTGTAAAAAAGAACTGAGTAGTGCAGTAAAGAAACAAGAATCTGAGAAACACAGATTTGTTCCTATAATTGTGGAACCGCAACAGTTGCCTTTGAATAACCTACCTAAATTTCTTATTACTTCAGATGACTCTGCTCAGTGTTTACTTTCAGTACCTACAGATTGTGTTCAGGAACGTAAAGGACATGAAGTACGTAGATTTTCTTCAAGCACTCCACCTCCTTGTCCCACTGTGACTCTTGCTAGGTGTAATGTAGAAGAGTTTACTgattcaggaagcagttcaataAAATCCCAAAGTAAACCATTGAAAACACATGATATGCAAAAAACAACACCAGGTCCTTCAGCTTTTGGGCAGGAGAGCTGTTTTCTACATGCAAGTAACCTTTCTTTGGTGATGTTTGGCTGTGAAGATTCTTTGCAGATGGAAGATAAATCAAGCGTCAGAGATGGAAATGTCTGTGCAGTACCTGATACAccaccaccaactcctttagtaccATCTCAGACTAGTTCTGAACGGAATCTAAGGAAGCTAACCAAGAAACTCAAGGGAGAATTAGCAAAGGAGTTTGCACCTATGACACCACCTTCTACACCTTATAACTCATCTGCTGCTGCCTTATCTGCAACTGAACATGATTCTTTGGAAAAGGAAGAGTTTATGCTGAAACTCATGCGATCACTTTCTGAAGAAGTTGAAAGCAGTGAAGACGAAGAACACTCTGAAATGCTTGTGGAGAAAACTGAACATTCAGAGAAAACAGTACAGTATGCTGATCATTTGGCTGGTCATATCATTTCTGTGGCAACTGAAATGGCTGCTTCCCATTTAGATGATAAAACAATTAAAAGAGAAGCTGACAGACACTACCAGTTAAATGCACAAAACAAAATATGTGGGTATACTGCCTTTATAAATATCCCAGAAGAAACTTTACATTCGTTGTGGAATTATGCAGGTGATATGGCTGGAAAGGTTATCAATGAGGCTAAGAAGATGATAAAATCAAGGCATTGCAAGCTGCTGAGGTTGAAGAGGGTTAACTGTCATGTAGATTGTCTTTCTCTCAGAAAAGATGATAGAGACTGTAGATCAAAAGAGAGCTGGTGTCCGGTAGTAAACCAGTGGTCCAGAGAGGTAGATTCATCCGTACTTCCTTTACCTCAGAGTTTAGGAACAACAGGTCTGACTTGCAGGTATCCAAGCTGCGAGAGTGTGACCGATGAATATGCAGATCACATCATCCGAGTTCTGAAAAGGGAAGGTGGCAACAGTGAGTTAATAATGGATCAGTATGCTAGTAGACTTGCTTACAGATCTATAAAATCAGGCTTACAACAAGCTGCCAGGAAAATCAGACTGACATACAACAGAAGAATATTTCCTGTACAGAAAACACAGGTAAATGGTAGGCATGAGCTGTTCAAAATATTGAACAAAGATATGgatacaaaatggcaaatgaaaagtAGTGTTCATAGGTGTGGTGGCCAAGACTGTGAAATAAACAATGTACACAGAACTGAAGGTACAGAGTTGTTACATTTTTCTGAATCCCTTGCTCATCATATAACATGTGATGTcagaagaaaactgaaaatgtcaGCCATTTGCTTGCCAAAATCCTTAACAGATTCCTGTCTGTATAGAAAATCTAAATTTGATGAAGCCTCAGGGGACCTCCTTAAAACAACACTTTCTAAAACAGTTCTTCCTTTCTCACAAAAACATAAACTATATCATAGTACAGGCAGTTTAAATGAATATGGCTACCGAGAAGGCATCATTCAAGCTATAGAAGAGTATGCCAGAAAAGTAGTGGATGACACCTTAGAAATGAGTTTGGAGTCTGCTGTTCTCCAGCCTGCTGAAAACAGGAAAAATGGGGATAGATTCACTTACACAGAAAAGTTGTCTCCATTTTCTGGAACAGCCTGCAGATACTGTAGTATGAAGGAATATCAGTGTTGTACTGGAAGTTCATCTCCTCACCTGCCTGGACAAGAGCCCCTCCCTAGAATCAGGCAGATCCCCAATTCAGGGTTGGGTGGTGCCTGTCAAAAATCAAGAATTTTTCATCTTGATATTCCTAAAATTCACATTGACATGGAACAGAAGACAGTATTTTCTGAGAAGGTGGTTGGTTCAGCTATTgagaaagcagagagagagatgagtAACACAAGTCTGACAGCTGATAGTGGTATTGGACACGGTGGAGTCAGCTTTGCAGAAAGCCTCACTACAGAAATAATGACTTCAGCTATGACTAATATTGGTCAGGCTGTTAACATAAG TTCTATGGGAAGAGAAGGATTTCACTCAGCTGAATCTGTAGTTAGCCAGCAGATGAGTCTCAGTATTGGTGATGATAGCACTGGCAGCTGGTCCAATCTAAGCTTTGAAGATGAACATCCCGATGAGAGCAGCAGTTTTCTTCACCTCAGTGACAG agttgccgGTAAGAAGGAgctgagagggcgtagggccaGCGGTGCCTGA
- the AKAP11 gene encoding A-kinase anchor protein 11 isoform X6 — protein MDTYTRARSSQTKPKVSVKKDFTDGVLRSVKSLLQSRKELCNVSTEESLKQEEQDNFIEITFLSFAGETDAAHMQGLAAVSVELPDVLKSLHFCSLNENEVIFLKDINKPMETSNVPKHQIHLSGVLCVMRLSPSLPRIKVDSVFTLLSKYATGVRYTMEVYSLQKHETEMSHAEDDDTNQSVSSIEDDFVTAFEHLDEDETSKIQNAGTTYTTQNHRDAASQTIPAHCLEAIDSKIIVSSGHRKSSAKSSASLINILGLKELSSSVKNSVTTSISDPWIQRSFYKPCNSSDQRVNVLHKTLFSSSPAESSESDCSSPSPVIFLDEEGYQKSLKAKLQLPKIPVVKDGIEDSDSEVSEFFDSFDQFDELEQTLESTCKLIRDPILGNQPQKRKIALEQLYSKTTNNNCILNPQKFKFDRPTLPANVRKPTPRKPESPYSSLFDVPDSPRPVKTGEDNGGLFSPIRSSAFSPLGSCASTECLCRMDINGDGLNQNHDTLYSEYSDYGNNVSFEILGSVFHSQSTSLQKHVENISSLNRIVSKEEKGQIVEFQRKTSEKEADKKVKSKHKSLMIKDSIQKFATELVEKSFGSAFKDLQKGVSSCTNALCHLAARLTSSVFQMAFYEIGRRRALSLKERAINGLASFLVSEAITSALKELRYVKKQIFTNTVAKFAADLTEELIFEGIMEVCQFSHPSTPTTAQDWAFDYEDKVVRSYAKDLSESVIQEAFIELSQVDVTFTTQAAISVSMDNIKYVSAESTLQSTQTTPAFPNFHDSALLALNPIQETGKDYTVQQALFCTSGVVSSIPVPLAGTAFCQHQTSSDVHKAKVWTCPTADGSLKVYKDSTQPYFTTKKREEEVASLRNIYLTADHSESTENSVQCFCNQNDFTPTNNNPGANNISELTTGPTSINSFSGTMVDMIVNEAYEAITSSRITRTVEEYTDFVTRKTPRWQCVSGDIHKNTFADHLSKYIVKQSVDETKSTFSHTSETVECNGGLQTNTDNCKKELSSAVKKQESEKHRFVPIIVEPQQLPLNNLPKFLITSDDSAQCLLSVPTDCVQERKGHEVRRFSSSTPPPCPTVTLARCNVEEFTDSGSSSIKSQSKPLKTHDMQKTTPGPSAFGQESCFLHASNLSLVMFGCEDSLQMEDKSSVRDGNVCAVPDTPPPTPLVPSQTSSERNLRKLTKKLKGELAKEFAPMTPPSTPYNSSAAALSATEHDSLEKEEFMLKLMRSLSEEVESSEDEEHSEMLVEKTEHSEKTVQYADHLAGHIISVATEMAASHLDDKTIKREADRHYQLNAQNKICGYTAFINIPEETLHSLWNYAGDMAGKVINEAKKMIKSRHCKLLRLKRVNCHVDCLSLRKDDRDCRSKESWCPVVNQWSREVDSSVLPLPQSLGTTGLTCRYPSCESVTDEYADHIIRVLKREGGNSELIMDQYASRLAYRSIKSGLQQAARKIRLTYNRRIFPVQKTQVNGRHELFKILNKDMDTKWQMKSSVHRCGGQDCEINNVHRTEGTELLHFSESLAHHITCDVRRKLKMSAICLPKSLTDSCLYRKSKFDEASGDLLKTTLSKTVLPFSQKHKLYHSTGSLNEYGYREGIIQAIEEYARKVVDDTLEMSLESAVLQPAENRKNGDRFTYTEKLSPFSGTACRYCSMKEYQCCTGSSSPHLPGQEPLPRIRQIPNSGLGGACQKSRIFHLDIPKIHIDMEQKTVFSEKVVGSAIEKAEREMSNTSLTADSGIGHGGVSFAESLTTEIMTSAMTNIGQAVNISSMGREGFHSAESVVSQQMSLSIGDDSTGSWSNLSFEDEHPDESSSFLHLSDRCGTGRKGIANSEC, from the exons CAAATATGCTACTGGTGTAAGATATACAATGGAAGTATACTCATTACAGAAACATGAAACAGAGATGTCCCATGCAGAGGATGATGACACTAATCAGTCAGTGTCTTCAATTGAGGATGATTTTGTCACTGCTTTTGAGCATTTAGATGAAGATGAGACTTCAAAGATACAAAATGCTG gcACAACCTATACTACTCAGAACCACCGGGATGCTGCTTCACAGACCATCCCTGCTCATTGTTTAGAAGCTATTGACTCAAAGATCATTGTTAGCTCTGGGCATCGAAAATCATCTGCCAAATCTTCTGCTTCTCTGATAAATATCTTGGGACTTAAAGAACTGTCCTCATCTGTAAAGAATTCAGTCACAACCTCTATTTCTGATCCTTGGATACAGAGGAGTTTTTACAAGCCATGTAATTCTTCTGATCAACGTGTTAATGTTTTGCATAAAACATTGTTTTCTTCCTCTCCTGCTGAATCATCTGAGTCAGATTGTTCCAGCCCTAGCCCTGTTATCTTCTTAGATGAAGAAGGGTATCAAAAAAGTTTGAAGGCAAAACTTCAGCTACCAAAAATTCCAGTAGTGAAAGATGGTATAGAGGACTCAGACTCAGAAGTAAGTGAATTTTTTGATAGTTTTGATCAGTTTGATGAACTGGAACAGACTTTGGAAAGTACTTGTAAACTTATAAGGGATCCCATCCTTGGTAATCAACCCCAGAAGAGAAAGATTGCCCTTGAACAGTTGTATTCTAAAACTACTAATAATAATTGTATTCTAAATCCTCAAAAATTCAAGTTTGATCGTCCCACTCTTCCAGCCAACGTAAGGAAGCCAACTCCTCGTAAACCAGAATCGCCCTATAGCAGCCTCTTTGATGTTCCAGACTCCCCTCGGCCAGTGAAAACAGGAGAAGACAATGGAGGTTTGTTCAGCCCTATAAGATCATCAGCTTTCAGCCCACTGGGGAGCTGTGCTTCAACTGAATGTCTTTGTCGGATGGATATCAATGGAGATGGGCTTAATCAAAATCATGATACACTTTATAGTGAATATTCAGATTATGGAAACAATGTTTCATTTGAAATACTGGGTTCTGTTTTTCATTCTCAGTCTACATCACTACAGAAACATGTTGAAAACATTTCCAGTCTTAATAGGATTGTCTCAAAAGAGGAAAAAGGTCAAATTGTAGAATTCCAGAGGAAAACTTCTGAAAAAGAGGCAGATAAGAAAGTTAAGTCTAAACACAAATCACTAATGATTAAAGACAGCATACAAAAATTTGCaacagaactggttgaaaaaagtTTTGGTAGTGCATTTAAAGACTTACAAAAAGGAGTTTCTTCATGCACCAATGCACTGTGTCACTTGGCTGCTAGATTGACTTCTTCAGTCTTTCAAATGGCTTTTTATGAGATTGGAAGGCGGCGAGCCTTATCACTGAAGGAACGTGCAATTAATGGGCTAGCAAGCTTTTTGGTCAGTGAAGCTATAACAAGTGCTTTAAAAGAACTGCGATATgtaaagaaacaaatatttactaaCACAGTTGCAAAATTTGCAGCAGATCTCACTGAGGAGCTTATTTTTGAGGGAATCATGGAAGTTTGCCAGTTTTCACATCCATCAACACCAACGACTGCACAGGATTGGGCCTTTGATTATGAAGACAAAGTGGTGAGATCATATGCTAAAGATTTGTCTGAATCCGTCATTCAGGAAGCTTTCATTGAATTATCCCAGGTTGATGTGACCTTCACAACGCAAGCAGCAATTAGTGTTTCCATGGACAACATAAAATATGTAAGTGCAGAAAGTACATTGCAGTCAACACAGACTACCCCTGCTTTTCCTAATTTTCATGATAGTGCACTTTTAGCATTGAATCCAATACAAGAAACTGGAAAAGACTATACTGTACAACAAGCCTTGTTTTGTACTTCTGGTGTTGTAAGTTCAATACCAGTGCCCTTAGCTGGAACAGCATTTTGCCAACATCAGACTTCATCTGATGTTCATAAGGCAAAAGTATGGACTTGTCCGACAGCAGATGGCAGTCTGAAAGTGTACAAAGACTCTACACAGCcatattttacaacaaaaaagagagaagaggaagtgGCTTCTCTTAGAAATATTTACCTTACTGCAGATCACAGTGAAAGTACTGAAAATAGTGTGCAATGTTTTTGTAACCAGAATGATTTCACACCAACAAACAATAATCCTGGAGCGAATAATATTTCAGAATTAACAACTGGACCCACAAGCATCAACAGTTTCTCTGGAACAATGGTAGATATGATAGTAAATGAGGCTTATGAAGCAATAACTTCATCCAGGATTACCAGAACAGTGGAGGAATATACAGATTTTGTAACTAGAAAAACACCTCGTTGGCAGTGTGTTAGTGGAGATATCCATAAGAATACTTTTGCTGATCATTTGTCCAAGTATATTGTAAAACAGTCTGTAGATGAAACTAAATCTACATTCTCCCACACAAGTGAGACTGTAGAATGTAATGGAGGCTTACAGACGAACACAGATAACTGTAAAAAAGAACTGAGTAGTGCAGTAAAGAAACAAGAATCTGAGAAACACAGATTTGTTCCTATAATTGTGGAACCGCAACAGTTGCCTTTGAATAACCTACCTAAATTTCTTATTACTTCAGATGACTCTGCTCAGTGTTTACTTTCAGTACCTACAGATTGTGTTCAGGAACGTAAAGGACATGAAGTACGTAGATTTTCTTCAAGCACTCCACCTCCTTGTCCCACTGTGACTCTTGCTAGGTGTAATGTAGAAGAGTTTACTgattcaggaagcagttcaataAAATCCCAAAGTAAACCATTGAAAACACATGATATGCAAAAAACAACACCAGGTCCTTCAGCTTTTGGGCAGGAGAGCTGTTTTCTACATGCAAGTAACCTTTCTTTGGTGATGTTTGGCTGTGAAGATTCTTTGCAGATGGAAGATAAATCAAGCGTCAGAGATGGAAATGTCTGTGCAGTACCTGATACAccaccaccaactcctttagtaccATCTCAGACTAGTTCTGAACGGAATCTAAGGAAGCTAACCAAGAAACTCAAGGGAGAATTAGCAAAGGAGTTTGCACCTATGACACCACCTTCTACACCTTATAACTCATCTGCTGCTGCCTTATCTGCAACTGAACATGATTCTTTGGAAAAGGAAGAGTTTATGCTGAAACTCATGCGATCACTTTCTGAAGAAGTTGAAAGCAGTGAAGACGAAGAACACTCTGAAATGCTTGTGGAGAAAACTGAACATTCAGAGAAAACAGTACAGTATGCTGATCATTTGGCTGGTCATATCATTTCTGTGGCAACTGAAATGGCTGCTTCCCATTTAGATGATAAAACAATTAAAAGAGAAGCTGACAGACACTACCAGTTAAATGCACAAAACAAAATATGTGGGTATACTGCCTTTATAAATATCCCAGAAGAAACTTTACATTCGTTGTGGAATTATGCAGGTGATATGGCTGGAAAGGTTATCAATGAGGCTAAGAAGATGATAAAATCAAGGCATTGCAAGCTGCTGAGGTTGAAGAGGGTTAACTGTCATGTAGATTGTCTTTCTCTCAGAAAAGATGATAGAGACTGTAGATCAAAAGAGAGCTGGTGTCCGGTAGTAAACCAGTGGTCCAGAGAGGTAGATTCATCCGTACTTCCTTTACCTCAGAGTTTAGGAACAACAGGTCTGACTTGCAGGTATCCAAGCTGCGAGAGTGTGACCGATGAATATGCAGATCACATCATCCGAGTTCTGAAAAGGGAAGGTGGCAACAGTGAGTTAATAATGGATCAGTATGCTAGTAGACTTGCTTACAGATCTATAAAATCAGGCTTACAACAAGCTGCCAGGAAAATCAGACTGACATACAACAGAAGAATATTTCCTGTACAGAAAACACAGGTAAATGGTAGGCATGAGCTGTTCAAAATATTGAACAAAGATATGgatacaaaatggcaaatgaaaagtAGTGTTCATAGGTGTGGTGGCCAAGACTGTGAAATAAACAATGTACACAGAACTGAAGGTACAGAGTTGTTACATTTTTCTGAATCCCTTGCTCATCATATAACATGTGATGTcagaagaaaactgaaaatgtcaGCCATTTGCTTGCCAAAATCCTTAACAGATTCCTGTCTGTATAGAAAATCTAAATTTGATGAAGCCTCAGGGGACCTCCTTAAAACAACACTTTCTAAAACAGTTCTTCCTTTCTCACAAAAACATAAACTATATCATAGTACAGGCAGTTTAAATGAATATGGCTACCGAGAAGGCATCATTCAAGCTATAGAAGAGTATGCCAGAAAAGTAGTGGATGACACCTTAGAAATGAGTTTGGAGTCTGCTGTTCTCCAGCCTGCTGAAAACAGGAAAAATGGGGATAGATTCACTTACACAGAAAAGTTGTCTCCATTTTCTGGAACAGCCTGCAGATACTGTAGTATGAAGGAATATCAGTGTTGTACTGGAAGTTCATCTCCTCACCTGCCTGGACAAGAGCCCCTCCCTAGAATCAGGCAGATCCCCAATTCAGGGTTGGGTGGTGCCTGTCAAAAATCAAGAATTTTTCATCTTGATATTCCTAAAATTCACATTGACATGGAACAGAAGACAGTATTTTCTGAGAAGGTGGTTGGTTCAGCTATTgagaaagcagagagagagatgagtAACACAAGTCTGACAGCTGATAGTGGTATTGGACACGGTGGAGTCAGCTTTGCAGAAAGCCTCACTACAGAAATAATGACTTCAGCTATGACTAATATTGGTCAGGCTGTTAACATAAG TTCTATGGGAAGAGAAGGATTTCACTCAGCTGAATCTGTAGTTAGCCAGCAGATGAGTCTCAGTATTGGTGATGATAGCACTGGCAGCTGGTCCAATCTAAGCTTTGAAGATGAACATCCCGATGAGAGCAGCAGTTTTCTTCACCTCAGTGACAG